One Syntrophales bacterium genomic window, AGCCCAGGAAGGAGTCTTTGTTCTCGAAAAAAACGAGTCCTTCGGGCATGAGGCCAGCAGCAGGAACAGCGAAGTAGTTCACGCGGGGATCTACTATCATGAAGATTCTCTTAAAGCAAAGCTATGTATCGAAGGCAATGCTCTGCTCTATGAGTTTTGTGCAAAGCACGGTGTCGGATGTGAAAGAGTAGAGAAGATTTTTTCAGCTATTGAAGAAGACGAGATGGAGGGGCTTGAAAAACTCTATAATCAGGCCAAGAAAAATGGAGTCGAAGGTTTAAAATTTATTTCGAGAGATGAGCTCAAAAAACTTGAACCGAATGTAGAAGGAATAGCAGGGGTGCTATCTCCTCCTTCGGGAATCGTTGATTCTTTTTCGTATATGAAAGCACTCTATAACAAAGCAAGCGAAAATGTTGATTTTGTCTTCAATTGCGAGGCAATAGAAATAGAAAAAATAAACTCAAAGTATAAGGTTACGATAAGGGACTCTGAAGGAATTTCTTCTTTTACCACACCTATTCTAATAAACGCTGCCGGGTTGCACGCCGAAAAGATAGCAGAATTAGCCGGAATAGATATACCGAAGGCAGGGTATAAGACGTACCTGTTGAAAGGTGATTATTTCAGCATACGGCCCAAAAAGTGGGGATTGGTAAAGAGGCTTATCTACCCTGTT contains:
- a CDS encoding NAD(P)/FAD-dependent oxidoreductase, yielding AQEGVFVLEKNESFGHEASSRNSEVVHAGIYYHEDSLKAKLCIEGNALLYEFCAKHGVGCERVEKIFSAIEEDEMEGLEKLYNQAKKNGVEGLKFISRDELKKLEPNVEGIAGVLSPPSGIVDSFSYMKALYNKASENVDFVFNCEAIEIEKINSKYKVTIRDSEGISSFTTPILINAAGLHAEKIAELAGIDIPKAGYKTYLLKGDYFSIRPKKWGLVKRLIYPVPGKVGVGIHNCIAIDGRERLGPDEYYVDEIEYKVDENKKQLFFDFAKKYFPFLEIDDLEPESSGIRPMLQSPGETLKDFVITHEEEKGFPGLINLIGIESPGLTSSLAIGKYVKGIVKEISG